The following proteins are co-located in the Clostridiales bacterium genome:
- a CDS encoding methyltransferase domain-containing protein gives MNHMNNHNQPDQKFLNKIAFLESKQRETLIPPEALIRQMPIQKNHTLLDVGAGSGFFTIPMAEATSGRVYAMDPDRRMLSVIKEKAKEKGLDNIELIQEYIESLSMQHESIDFVMASLILHEVPSLKVAIAKIYEVLKAGGHLLCLEYEKDDKVIEGPPMAIRIPSDELQRVLEFTGFNIVKKTKINNGIYTVLAAKGAQI, from the coding sequence ATGAACCATATGAACAATCACAACCAGCCGGATCAAAAATTTTTAAATAAAATCGCTTTTTTAGAAAGTAAGCAAAGAGAGACCCTTATACCTCCCGAAGCGCTTATTCGTCAGATGCCAATTCAAAAAAATCATACACTCCTCGATGTAGGTGCTGGCTCTGGTTTTTTTACAATTCCCATGGCTGAGGCCACATCGGGCAGAGTATACGCCATGGATCCAGACAGGCGTATGCTCAGCGTAATAAAAGAAAAAGCCAAAGAAAAAGGACTGGACAATATCGAACTGATTCAAGAATATATTGAAAGTTTGTCCATGCAGCATGAAAGCATTGACTTTGTTATGGCTTCCTTAATACTCCACGAAGTACCTTCTCTCAAAGTAGCGATTGCGAAGATCTATGAGGTTCTGAAAGCCGGAGGTCACTTGTTATGTCTGGAGTATGAAAAAGACGATAAAGTAATAGAAGGCCCGCCGATGGCAATTCGTATTCCGTCGGACGAGCTCCAAAGAGTTTTAGAATTTACAGGGTTCAACATCGTAAAGAAGACAAAAATTAACAATGGAATTTATACGGTTTTGGCCGCTAAGGGAGCACAGATTTAA
- a CDS encoding Rrf2 family transcriptional regulator — translation MKYTKATNYALHIMAYLVQQQGKDNLSLQPLASHMNISPTYLSKILTQLVKADLIQSAPGMNGGYSLRKSKDEISFYDVIQAIEGSGALFTCEMDESNDCHIERVMRDAEEKMVNHLKEKKIYEIL, via the coding sequence ATGAAGTATACGAAGGCAACGAACTATGCTTTGCATATCATGGCTTATTTGGTGCAACAACAAGGGAAGGACAACTTAAGTCTGCAGCCATTGGCCAGTCACATGAATATATCCCCAACCTACCTGTCAAAGATCCTGACCCAATTGGTCAAAGCGGATCTGATTCAATCTGCACCTGGGATGAATGGTGGCTATAGCCTTAGAAAATCCAAGGATGAAATTAGTTTTTATGATGTCATCCAGGCAATTGAGGGCAGCGGAGCGCTTTTCACCTGTGAGATGGATGAAAGCAACGATTGTCACATCGAGAGGGTTATGAGGGATGCAGAAGAGAAAATGGTGAATCATTTAAAAGAAAAAAAGATTTATGAAATATTGTAG
- a CDS encoding radical SAM protein, producing MEWIQAKTILSGYAENNNWFGVNYNMNLYKGCNHGCIYCDSRSDCYRVENFDQVRGKENVLLILERELRSKRKTGVVGTGAMSDPYNPYEKEHQLTRSALELINRHGFGTSIATKSNLIVRDIDLLKKIAEHSPVLVKMTVTTADDSLCRIIEPNVSPSSDRLNAIRRLSEEGIFAGILMMPILPFIEDTEDNIKSIVELAHQSGARFIYPAFGMTLRQNQRDWYYGKLDQLFPGLKEKYLAAYGNAYECRSPRAKELWRCFRSGCDQYGILYRMGDIIRGYKEAYQVDQLSFF from the coding sequence ATGGAATGGATACAGGCAAAAACAATTCTATCCGGTTACGCTGAAAACAACAACTGGTTTGGAGTCAACTACAACATGAATCTTTATAAAGGATGCAATCATGGGTGTATTTACTGTGACAGCCGAAGTGACTGCTATCGGGTTGAAAATTTTGATCAGGTTAGGGGAAAGGAAAATGTACTTCTGATCCTCGAACGCGAGCTCCGCTCCAAACGTAAAACGGGTGTTGTGGGCACAGGCGCTATGAGTGATCCGTACAATCCTTATGAAAAAGAGCATCAGCTCACAAGAAGTGCATTGGAATTAATCAACCGTCATGGATTTGGTACCTCTATTGCGACAAAAAGTAATCTGATCGTACGGGATATCGATCTTCTGAAGAAGATTGCGGAGCATTCGCCGGTGCTTGTAAAAATGACGGTTACAACTGCTGATGATTCTTTATGCAGAATCATTGAGCCAAATGTATCTCCCTCCTCCGACCGGCTGAATGCCATCCGAAGGTTGTCTGAAGAGGGAATTTTTGCAGGCATCCTGATGATGCCGATTCTTCCGTTTATCGAAGACACAGAGGACAATATAAAGTCTATTGTTGAGCTCGCCCATCAAAGCGGAGCAAGATTTATCTATCCTGCATTTGGTATGACATTGAGACAAAACCAAAGAGATTGGTATTATGGCAAGCTGGATCAATTGTTCCCCGGGCTGAAAGAAAAATATCTTGCTGCCTATGGAAATGCATATGAATGCCGCTCCCCGCGGGCAAAGGAGCTCTGGCGCTGCTTTCGCAGCGGCTGCGATCAGTATGGCATTCTTTATCGGATGGGGGACATCATAAGAGGATATAAGGAAGCGTATCAGGTTGACCAGCTTTCGTTCTTCTAA
- a CDS encoding DUF1349 domain-containing protein, with product MHKKSKRILSLSLVLCMCMGLFTVMPVHAVEADAGVTQTPIYMDPSYSYAERAADLVGRMSGTQKGSQMYSQSAPAIVPANLGGGALNVPATTGINGYTWWQEALHGYSLGNCTNSNSYPQNTSVGNTWNPDLYYTEAGYIGDEIRERASKISSGENAGNAVNLTVYSPTVNLHRDPRWGRNEESYSEDPYLMSKMGAAFVQGIQGMDREGNAIKGIRKVNATVKHYVANNSERNRLDGGAETSLRALREYYTAPYRNIIQEADVSSVMQAYSTLNGDPSSWSSYLIETLLRQTYGFSGYMTGDCDSVSTIKRHNFTNPYTGKVLTTVEQLSQAMAHGMDLECSGGYNSGTGTYGSNMANMLAQSVTTDKGKFTENQVDVSLHRLMTARMQTGEWDSNNPYTKAAAERIASQTGSIGWQTPERLKMIDDMNAEAVVMLKNNAPAGSSEKILPLAVPASGEYKVVIVGAWQTNSYLGLYSAGQNNETNRINIQKRIVSNITQMNPGATFTYLTNYGNSTGTASYTITEADQATIAAADAVIVVAGTPESYSKEDGDRTSIVFNNGQATMISNVGKLNPKTIAVMETCGPMQVTQFENDVAAILWSSFLGNRKVGFGDVITGKVNPSGKTTDTWYKTVSDNGESDIPSIYDYDLYPSEGKQGRTYMYFTGTPSYPFGYGLSYTNFDYSNLTINNGADETSRFDANDTISVSFDVTNTGTVKGKETTQLYVAQPNAPAELMRPIKRLQGFDKIELEPNETKTVTMEVKIPDLAYYNEASDRFIVDTGAYEIQVGRSSTDVPLKGTLNVSGAMTVVPEVVTAKPSQPGDEVLGVEERLIFDKGVTVDPKLTVAMNDESLWGYIIKQQSSHVKKKTTTPFPEGMTFSYSSNRPEVVSVNDGVIKTEAPGVATITATATYNGESASVEFVVYVVSTPYLNDIKVDGVSIPGFKPDKTNYSVVLPSDATNIPNIEPVYTNTDLEVTYEPLKSVPGVVDLVCTNRITNATITYRVGVGSKPVTTDFMEGEAAAVAKGWSFMNRNDNAVFNESGLTITTERGAFSNIDKQPKNVFRVPGLGDWVAQTQVKLSATPTANNQQAGLIIYDNAQNYIRFVYERPSSGGNAIRVYNVVNGVQTQSNSATSDSQTSVYFQIIKQGDTYTFVYSLNGTTWTTFGTNIIANYAFPQIGLYANGGDTDAASISATYEKLYIFDAAALLPRLTSLSVNGAQVAGFDPNTFVYNVEVSESATAAPVLEATADPSYTITYNQINTPKGTASVTVSTLAASATYTVSFNSNPVSDYFADGTLGSNWTVLNENKATYSVDKGLGLRLPTQRNDIYTNGTGWENVVVQPAMGNWEVVAKVFYPNVPTVNYQQAMLLVWQDDNNYIRLNCQQSTLTIQPGWENNGVMGGVSGGNAVASADGTVTIYYRIIKEGTTYSLAFSQDGQNYTKLGNPITGVNFKDPKIGMFATQNSTGNQMNTYFEYMSITNLNGVRQMTYPEMLQDAVDNVKDYVAAGIPAATSSDIVFSKLPHGYTMSVESSNPDVISNDGKINPDAVANKSATLTVTISDGTRSAVSQPIPVTVKSALPKMSMTGSSSVEPESSFTVGLGIYNVSKDVYAEDFTLSFDPDVFEYDTATSDNPNVSVLVKGPSNSGTLRIIAANIGGVKGDTDSLLNVRFKVKDGVKGVSSNISITKAKLGVMPEGSVVTPLLASKTITVGTTQTVDRSELIAALQAAQRAYDNAVEGNDPGEYPAAAKAAFLEAINEATAVNANPEATQAAVDAAAAALTTATGIFENSVIPQPGVDKSELISAINAAQAAYDNSVEGNDPGQYPAPAREAFLTAINAANLVYANPDATQAEVNREVEALAAAKVIFDGSVVPQPGTVKTELKTAIDDAQALYDRAVVGTDNGCYRQADKNVFQLAIAAAKTVFENLSATQQEVDNATSALKAAKAAFEASVITETTGDLNNNASIDVGDLAIIAYYYGAKLGDANWAAAKIADINNDGKVDIEDLAFVALRMRD from the coding sequence ATGCACAAGAAGAGTAAAAGAATCCTATCGCTGTCCCTTGTCCTATGTATGTGCATGGGACTGTTCACAGTAATGCCGGTTCATGCTGTTGAAGCCGATGCGGGAGTTACCCAAACGCCGATCTACATGGATCCAAGCTACTCCTATGCTGAAAGGGCAGCTGACCTAGTTGGCAGAATGTCGGGTACACAGAAAGGCTCGCAAATGTACAGCCAGAGCGCACCGGCAATCGTTCCTGCAAATTTAGGCGGGGGCGCCCTCAATGTTCCCGCAACCACCGGAATCAACGGCTATACCTGGTGGCAGGAAGCCCTCCATGGTTATTCCCTTGGCAACTGCACGAACTCCAACTCTTACCCGCAGAACACCTCGGTCGGAAACACCTGGAATCCTGATCTGTATTACACCGAGGCAGGTTATATCGGAGATGAGATCCGTGAGCGTGCCAGTAAGATTTCTTCCGGTGAAAATGCCGGCAATGCGGTAAACCTAACAGTTTACTCCCCAACTGTGAATCTGCACCGTGACCCTCGGTGGGGACGAAACGAGGAGTCTTATTCCGAAGATCCTTATCTCATGAGCAAAATGGGCGCTGCTTTTGTACAAGGGATTCAAGGCATGGATCGCGAAGGCAATGCGATTAAAGGAATCCGCAAGGTTAATGCTACAGTCAAGCATTACGTGGCCAACAACAGTGAGCGGAATCGTCTGGACGGCGGTGCTGAGACCTCATTGCGTGCGCTGAGAGAGTACTATACAGCTCCTTACCGCAACATTATACAAGAAGCTGATGTTTCTTCCGTAATGCAGGCATACAGTACCTTAAACGGAGATCCGAGCTCCTGGAGCAGCTACCTGATCGAGACCTTGCTGCGTCAGACCTATGGTTTCTCCGGATATATGACAGGCGACTGTGACTCTGTATCAACGATTAAGAGACACAATTTTACCAATCCATATACAGGAAAAGTACTTACTACCGTAGAGCAGCTCTCTCAGGCTATGGCTCATGGCATGGACCTGGAGTGCAGCGGCGGTTACAATAGTGGCACCGGTACCTATGGAAGCAACATGGCCAATATGCTTGCTCAGTCTGTTACAACTGACAAGGGCAAGTTTACCGAAAATCAAGTGGATGTTTCCCTGCATCGCCTCATGACTGCGCGGATGCAGACTGGTGAATGGGATAGTAATAATCCATACACGAAGGCTGCTGCGGAGCGTATCGCTTCTCAGACCGGCTCCATCGGCTGGCAAACTCCCGAGCGTTTGAAGATGATTGACGATATGAATGCAGAAGCAGTCGTCATGCTGAAAAACAATGCTCCCGCAGGCTCTTCGGAGAAGATTCTGCCTCTGGCAGTTCCAGCTTCCGGCGAATATAAGGTAGTCATTGTCGGCGCTTGGCAGACCAATTCCTATCTGGGGCTTTATTCTGCAGGCCAGAACAATGAGACCAACCGAATCAACATTCAGAAAAGAATTGTAAGCAATATTACCCAAATGAATCCGGGTGCTACCTTTACATACCTCACAAACTATGGAAATTCAACCGGCACCGCTTCCTATACTATTACCGAAGCGGATCAGGCGACCATTGCAGCTGCAGATGCAGTTATCGTGGTAGCTGGTACTCCTGAAAGCTACTCCAAAGAAGATGGAGACCGTACGAGCATCGTTTTCAACAACGGTCAGGCTACGATGATTTCCAATGTGGGTAAGTTAAACCCGAAGACCATTGCTGTAATGGAAACCTGCGGACCCATGCAGGTCACTCAATTTGAAAATGATGTGGCTGCCATCCTCTGGTCCAGTTTTCTTGGCAACCGCAAAGTCGGTTTCGGCGATGTCATCACCGGAAAGGTCAACCCCTCCGGCAAGACCACAGATACTTGGTACAAGACCGTTAGCGATAACGGCGAGTCTGATATCCCAAGCATTTACGATTATGATCTCTATCCATCTGAAGGGAAACAGGGACGTACCTATATGTACTTTACAGGGACGCCTTCCTATCCATTCGGATACGGGCTCAGTTACACGAATTTTGATTATTCCAACTTGACAATCAACAATGGAGCTGATGAAACATCAAGATTTGATGCCAACGATACGATTAGCGTTTCCTTCGATGTAACGAACACCGGTACTGTGAAGGGCAAAGAAACCACACAGCTTTACGTTGCTCAGCCCAATGCTCCTGCAGAACTTATGAGACCGATCAAGCGGCTGCAGGGCTTTGACAAGATCGAGCTGGAACCCAATGAAACGAAAACGGTAACCATGGAAGTTAAAATTCCAGATCTGGCTTATTATAATGAAGCTTCCGATCGGTTCATCGTGGACACCGGCGCCTATGAGATCCAGGTGGGCAGAAGCAGCACCGATGTGCCGCTGAAGGGCACCCTCAATGTTTCCGGTGCTATGACAGTGGTGCCTGAAGTTGTAACAGCCAAACCCAGCCAGCCTGGCGACGAAGTACTGGGCGTTGAAGAACGCTTGATTTTTGACAAGGGTGTAACCGTTGATCCAAAACTTACCGTTGCGATGAACGATGAAAGTCTCTGGGGCTATATTATCAAGCAGCAGAGCAGCCACGTCAAAAAGAAAACCACTACACCATTCCCAGAGGGTATGACCTTCAGCTATTCCTCCAACCGTCCTGAAGTCGTCTCAGTTAATGATGGCGTCATTAAGACCGAGGCACCAGGCGTTGCAACAATCACAGCAACGGCTACGTATAACGGTGAATCCGCTTCCGTTGAATTCGTTGTTTATGTCGTATCAACTCCGTATCTCAACGATATCAAAGTGGACGGCGTTTCCATCCCGGGCTTTAAGCCGGACAAAACGAATTATTCCGTGGTGCTGCCTTCGGATGCAACAAACATACCGAACATTGAACCAGTTTATACCAATACGGATTTGGAAGTAACTTATGAACCGCTGAAATCCGTACCTGGTGTTGTGGATCTTGTCTGCACCAATCGAATTACCAACGCAACAATAACCTACCGGGTAGGCGTCGGTTCCAAACCAGTAACCACCGACTTCATGGAGGGTGAGGCTGCGGCAGTGGCCAAGGGCTGGTCCTTCATGAATAGAAACGATAATGCTGTCTTTAATGAGTCTGGTTTAACCATAACCACCGAAAGAGGCGCATTCTCCAATATTGATAAACAACCCAAAAATGTGTTCAGGGTTCCCGGACTCGGGGACTGGGTTGCTCAGACACAGGTGAAATTATCAGCAACCCCAACCGCAAACAACCAGCAGGCAGGACTGATTATATACGATAACGCACAGAACTATATCCGGTTTGTGTATGAAAGGCCTTCCTCAGGCGGCAACGCGATTCGCGTTTACAACGTGGTAAACGGAGTGCAGACACAATCCAATTCAGCAACCTCAGATTCTCAGACCAGCGTGTACTTCCAGATTATAAAGCAGGGTGACACATACACCTTCGTATATTCACTCAATGGTACCACCTGGACGACATTCGGAACAAACATTATCGCAAACTATGCGTTCCCGCAGATTGGACTGTATGCTAACGGCGGAGATACGGATGCGGCATCCATTTCAGCCACTTATGAGAAACTTTACATTTTCGATGCAGCAGCTTTGCTTCCGAGGTTGACCTCTTTGAGTGTCAACGGCGCACAGGTAGCCGGATTTGATCCGAATACATTTGTTTATAATGTTGAAGTGTCAGAAAGCGCCACTGCGGCACCGGTCCTTGAGGCCACTGCAGATCCTTCCTACACAATCACTTATAATCAGATAAACACTCCAAAAGGCACGGCATCTGTTACGGTATCCACACTGGCTGCCAGCGCAACTTATACGGTAAGCTTCAATTCAAATCCTGTATCGGATTACTTTGCAGACGGAACCCTCGGTTCCAACTGGACGGTTCTCAATGAGAATAAAGCGACCTACTCCGTAGACAAAGGACTGGGCTTAAGGCTTCCGACACAGCGCAACGATATCTACACAAATGGCACAGGGTGGGAAAATGTTGTTGTACAGCCAGCCATGGGCAACTGGGAAGTAGTTGCGAAGGTATTCTATCCCAACGTACCGACTGTCAACTATCAACAGGCAATGCTTCTGGTATGGCAGGACGATAATAACTACATTAGACTCAACTGCCAGCAGAGTACCCTGACCATTCAACCTGGATGGGAGAACAACGGTGTGATGGGCGGAGTCAGTGGAGGCAACGCCGTGGCTAGTGCCGACGGTACTGTCACCATTTACTACAGAATCATCAAAGAAGGAACCACATACTCGCTTGCGTTCTCTCAGGACGGACAAAATTATACCAAACTTGGAAATCCGATCACCGGAGTCAACTTTAAAGATCCTAAGATCGGCATGTTTGCCACACAGAACAGCACCGGCAATCAGATGAACACCTACTTCGAATACATGTCGATTACCAACCTCAATGGCGTTCGGCAGATGACGTATCCTGAAATGCTGCAGGATGCAGTTGATAACGTAAAAGATTATGTAGCAGCAGGCATTCCGGCGGCCACATCTTCCGACATCGTGTTTAGTAAGCTTCCTCATGGTTACACAATGTCTGTGGAATCCAGCAATCCGGATGTGATCTCGAATGATGGAAAGATAAACCCGGATGCAGTTGCAAACAAGAGTGCGACGCTAACGGTTACTATTTCTGACGGTACAAGGTCTGCAGTTTCACAGCCGATTCCCGTAACGGTCAAGTCAGCACTGCCAAAGATGTCTATGACAGGCAGCAGCAGCGTAGAGCCCGAATCGAGCTTTACGGTAGGACTTGGAATATACAATGTATCCAAAGACGTATATGCCGAAGACTTCACTTTAAGCTTTGACCCTGATGTGTTTGAATATGATACAGCCACCAGTGACAACCCCAATGTCAGTGTGCTGGTGAAAGGACCTTCCAATTCAGGGACATTGAGGATCATTGCGGCGAATATCGGGGGAGTCAAAGGAGATACAGATTCCTTATTGAATGTGAGATTCAAGGTGAAGGATGGGGTCAAAGGTGTTTCCAGCAACATCTCCATTACAAAAGCAAAGCTTGGCGTAATGCCTGAGGGCTCAGTGGTAACACCGTTACTGGCCAGTAAAACCATCACAGTGGGAACAACCCAAACCGTTGACAGAAGCGAACTGATTGCAGCGCTTCAAGCAGCTCAGAGAGCATATGACAACGCAGTGGAAGGAAATGATCCTGGCGAGTATCCTGCAGCAGCAAAAGCTGCGTTCCTTGAAGCAATCAACGAAGCAACAGCAGTCAATGCGAATCCCGAAGCTACGCAAGCTGCCGTCGATGCAGCTGCAGCTGCACTGACAACAGCAACAGGCATCTTTGAAAATTCCGTTATACCGCAGCCTGGAGTAGACAAGAGCGAACTGATCTCAGCGATCAATGCAGCCCAGGCAGCATACGACAACTCAGTAGAAGGAAATGATCCGGGACAGTATCCTGCACCGGCGAGAGAAGCATTCCTGACGGCAATCAACGCAGCAAATCTGGTGTACGCGAATCCAGATGCCACACAGGCGGAAGTTAATCGTGAAGTAGAAGCACTGGCAGCAGCGAAAGTCATCTTTGATGGTTCCGTCGTTCCACAGCCTGGAACTGTTAAAACAGAACTTAAAACTGCAATCGATGATGCTCAGGCACTGTATGACAGAGCTGTCGTAGGTACAGATAACGGCTGTTACAGGCAGGCAGACAAGAACGTCTTCCAGCTGGCCATAGCCGCTGCGAAGACAGTCTTTGAAAACTTAAGTGCAACGCAGCAGGAGGTTGACAATGCAACCAGTGCATTGAAGGCAGCCAAAGCAGCCTTTGAGGCCTCTGTGATCACAGAAACAACAGGCGATCTCAACAATAATGCATCCATTGATGTAGGAGACCTTGCAATCATAGCATACTACTACGGCGCAAAATTAGGCGACGCAAACTGGGCAGCAGCGAAGATTGCAGATATCAATAACGATGGCAAGGTAGACATTGAAGACTTAGCCTTTGTAGCATTAAGAATGCGCGATTAA